A segment of the Corylus avellana chromosome ca2, CavTom2PMs-1.0 genome:
gcttttaaatcactattagatcaaaattcaataatgatcatttcaaattcaattgtgattttaaaagtcacatcacatttgggaaaACTCTAACCTTCCTAATAACATTACtttaagggaaaaaagaaaaacactaatGAAGACAGTTAATTACGATcacatgtttgtttttttaatgaaagagTAGCCTTGATTAAGAAACAACAAAATACTTAAACAAAGACTACATCGAAGTATGATTATGTGTGATTAAcacaaaaattgtcaatctaATAtggaatatatattaatttgacaCTGGGAATCCAATCACATATCTTCTTGAACATTTTATTCCTCAATTCTCAGTTCTTATTCTAGTTCTAAAAACAACACACCCCAGTACGGCGCTAAACCTGCCACTATAAAAAGACCTCAAAGGGAGCTCAAGCTCCTCACAGCAAGCACCAAATTAACTCATCACTTACAAGATCCTTGACACTAAAATTTCCATAGTCTTTTCAAGTACTGTTTTGGCAATGGCAGCAGAATTGATCACAACCATGGTGGCTGATAAGCCTGTGGTGATTTTCAGCAAGAGTGCTTGTGGCATGAGCCACTCCATTAAGACACTCATCCGTGGCTTTGGGGCAAACCCAACTGTGTACGAGCTTGACCAGATCCCAAATGGACTGCAAATTGAGAGGGAGCTGGTTGAACTAGGATGTCAGCCGACCGTGCCAGCTATTTTCATAGGACAGAAGTTCATTGGTGGTGCTAGTAAGATCATGAGTCTCCAAGTCAGGAATGAGCTTGTCCCAATGCTGAGAAGGGCTCGAGCTATATGGGTATGAACAACTATATATCTAGTAGTTTCTTTTCACTGCCTTAATTTGGTAACAGGCTCCAATAAAAGTTTTAATTACTTTCCGTGTACTTGTGAACGGACGTGGGTAACATAGACTACTATAGAGCTACTTTAGCTTCTTGTACTCTATATATCAAGGTCActtatatatagcattactacCATGACATACACGTGGGTGCCCtgtgcttcttcttcttcttcttctccttcttcttctcctcctctcctgtgtatatatatacacgttgCAGGCAAATTGGGTTTTATATGTCCGCGCTGGGagcaaagagaaaaaagtttaagttgataaaaagaGGTGGATTTATTCagttaatttatattctaacattctcccTCACGACTCCCAACTCTCAACTCTTAACTTAATAAGTGAGACCCAACAAGTTGAATATGTAATTGAAATTGGGGTAAATTGTGGAATGAGAGTTTGAACTCATGTTTGACTCTAGTATTATGTTCAATcatcatttatcccaaaaatttaagctgatagaaaagaatgaatttaatcatttaatttatgttcTAACAAGCAAGATAAGTTGCGTATGATGACAAAGTAACAAACATCTATCTTGAGAACATAGAAGAGTAAAACAATGCCGGTGGACGTGCATGATAAATTTTGCAATCAAGCAAATGCGCTTgcatgcagagagagagagagagcgtgaAGCATGACCAGGCAAGAGAGTAAGATGAGAAAggttatatgtatttttaagtGCACACTCtttgacataaaagtaaaaataatcaTCGAATCTAACTGTCATGTCAAGATTGACAGGGAGTGTGCACTTGAGAATCCAATGATAATATTCATTGTCATGTCAATGAATGTGCACTTGAAAATGCATGTgacatttctcttttaagatAAATGCGTAGCACTAATACATTGAAGAGATAATGGAAATATTGAAGGCTTTTATTGCTTACagtttttcacttttatgtttCTAAGTAGTGTCTTaaagcatgtttgggattacgtttgagaaatagagcttttaaatcaaaattcgctttttgacaaaagtctcatttttaagcttttgctaaaaatgcgtttttgccattttttagctttttggactcttaaaaacgctttcaatttttttaccaaacgggtactttttttttcaaacaggctttttgagtgttaaacgcacttttataCCCTTcaaacacacacccaaacaTACCCTTAATCCTAAAAAGATCATGTAATATATaaccactcaaaaaaaaaaaaaaaggaaaaaaaaaaattcactttaccccctaaagtttcaggagtttttcaatttgaaccccaaagtttaaaaattggcaatatatcccctaatgtttcaaaaaaattcaatttaaaccttccgttactaatttcagtcaaattggacgaaaatctatgaaattacataattaccctcaggcttcttttttttctgtccaatttaacggaaattagtaacggaatatttaaattgaaaatttttgaaacattagggggtacattgccaatttttaaactttggagttcaaattgaaaaactcctgaaacttcagggggtaaagtgaattttctccaaaaaaaataaagcatatataaaaaacaaatgcatTAGCTATATCGCTCGTGCTATTGAGGTTGATGTGTCCAAGGACTTTAGCAAAGATTTTGAGCTTCAATGCCAAAATGATTCTTGGACCACACTACCTTTGTGGATATGACAAGGAAGTCATCCGTTAATTTGCTCCTTTTGTAATTAAGGTTTTCGGACACTAATCCACGGCTGCTTGTGCTTGTAATTAACCCCAACTTAATTTCATCCAATCCAACGTTGGTTGCCTTGAAATGACAGCAAAAGTTGAGAGCCATGTTACTTtgaacaacatatatatatatatatatatatatatatatatgcaatctAAGCTAGCCACAATCATGAAAGCATTAATTGGGTAATGTTTATTtgcaaaatgaacaaaaacCTATTTTTCAATAACGACTCAAAACTAGCTAGGAGTTGGCAAAGAGATGTGTTGGGGATGTTGTGGAATGAAACTGTTGGAACTAGTGACTCATATTAGAACATTAATAGAAAGCTAAGTAGATGGGAGCAGACTGAATGGAGCGAGAGTAATTAAGTTTACGGGGGAATGATTAGGTTGTGGGGGTGTACggggtattttggagattttcaAAATGCGTCCgtacaattagggtttagggttattactgtatatatattatgatataaccctaaatcattaatAGCAAAATACAGCCGCTCTCAGTGGACATAGGCACATTGTCGAACCACGTTAAAAATGTGTCTCTACTCCCTCttaatctctttctcttttcgattctatattgttcatcattatTGTGCACGATAACaataattggtatcagagcctaattATACAATGGTTGGGGCTGGCACATCTTTTGCCAAATTCGACGTGATAAAGTTCGATGAATCCGATAATTTTGGATTATGACAGAAACGTatcaaggatttgttggtgcaacaatGGATGGTGAAGGCGTTATATGGGACAAAGCCAGAAGGGATGGCAGACATAGATTGAAAGGAGCTTGAGTCTAAAGCGGTGGCTACTATTCGGTCTTGTCTGGGAGATGAcgtgatgtatcatgtcatggacGAAGAATCTTCGACAACAGTTTGGTTGAAATTGGAAAGTCAGAATATGTCAAAGTCATTGACAAACAATAAAGAtatttggttatatatataagtgatatAATTCTATTTTTGTAACCCTTCCAGGTCTAAAGACACACAAGGTGGTCATGTGTCTCCTTCCacataggtggcttttaaagccacaattagattaaaattcaataaagattCATCTCATATTTAATGGTTGGTGTGGGAAAATGAGTTTATACATAAAATGAACATAATTCTATTTATGTAACACTTCAATATCTCGAGATCCACAAGATGGTTGTAGGTCTCCTTCCACataagtgacttttaaaatcacaatttgattaaaatccaataaagattCATCTCATATTTAATGGTGAGTGTAGAAAAATGAGTTTAGAGAAGTGGGAATAAGTGTAAgattacttaaaaaattaattatgcagCACATTCTTGATCTCAGATCTCAGGCTCTCGTGTTAGGGTGACACACAAGAGACAATGAACTAAATCAAATTCCATGAGAAAAATCTATTAGTAGCTAATtaccaaaaccctaaaaaaatcctaattgatAATACTAAGAAATTATTCACTGATTAAAGCTTGAGCGACAAGTTATGAAGAACCCCAGAAGTTTCGCACTGCAAAGAAGTACTACCCTGACGATAAATTCCATTGGAAATCACGTTAGGAAAAGGTCCATAATCAAAGACATGCCACCATTTGAAGTATTCACATCCAACGGTTGACGCTCGCGACTGCTTGCGGCCAAGCATTGTGCTTGATAAATATTAGCATGCCTTTGTCAGTACCATTGATACCCGTGCCCGAGTCCATCACTTGGCCAGCCGTTAAATGCAAGAAttatatgcttttattttatataaagagcacaaacacacatataaAGAAACTATATGTATCTAtgttcttttgtatttatataactCTGTACATTTCCCCAActaaacagaaaatagaaaaagtccGTCCCCACACAAAAAATCATGGTCCCACCCCTAACTATATTCAATTTGATCTTTGTGAAGGGTGGTTTCGATCACACTAGACCATTTGCAGTGGTCAAATCACCAcacttttatcacttttaaaacaaaaaacaaaaaatagtttttatttttaattttcatatattttaaataattatagttttttaCATTATATACTTGTATCATTTTCTCTGTGagtttttaggaaaaatatataaaaaagaaagataataatAGCTCCACAAGgtaattataaaatagtttAATTATCATGGGGTGATACAGTGACACTCTATAAACCGCCCAAACATCTACATAGTATATTCAAACTCATTGCAGCAGAACCCAAGGGGAGGAAGTTGAGGAGGTGACTTGTAAATTTGTTGATGTATTCTAGGGGTAGCCTTTTGATTTGATGAGATTGGTTTTCTCCTATATCTCAccatttttctccttttggTTTTGTAAGCATCATAATGTCACATATAACATAAAGATGAGAGTCGTCACTTAGAGTCGTTTTAGTATAAATTGAGTCCCACTAGTGTAATGAAATACCAAATGAGCATGCGAACATGCTTTCTGATCATATTTTGTGTGCCTCTCACATATTGAGTATGACATAGTTTATGAAATGAAGAAACTATGAAGGAGAAATTAGGAAGGTAAGGAACCTTCCTTACCTTTATTGAAACATGGGGCTTTCAGAACAAACTCTTCGAACAAGAAAATGATTAGACCATCTGAGAAGTAGAAATGActgaaaaatgtataaaaaacaACAGGCTATCCTCAGAGTTTGAATACAATAATCATAATAAATGGCAAAAACGCCTTAAATTTGTCTCTctgttttttggatgaataacaAAAGGTATTCATATTGTAACATCTTTCAGTCATCATGGAAGATACAAGAGGTTTTCCTTATTGTTCAAAGTAAGCCAAATAAGCATTTCTTCCTTCATATTATAtgataacaaaggaaaacaaagaagaaaattattgcTTAGAGAGAATATTACATACTTTAATTAAGCATAGAGAAGAGCTCACATATTTAGCTGAACATTAGTTACCCAAACATCCATGACATAACAACACAACAAGTATTCCAACACAGCTTCAATAATTGACATAATCTTTTAAGACTTGGTTTTTCTGCTCTAGCTTTGCATTCCTTTGCCAATTCTCTACTGCTTTACAAACTGTAGCATTCGCCTCGTGTATCTCCTCAGCAGAGAACTTGTGCTCTGTGATTCCCAAAGGTCCAGGCTGCAGTACCTTTACCACAGTTTCCATCTCTTGCTCTAGCTGCCTGTGCAATATGAAAAACGGCTCGTAAAATGAGTCAAAACATGAGATCCCAATTAACATTTCAGTTTGAACAAATGCACAACAAGAAAAACATCTGCCGTTAAAATACTTGATAGCAATAGTTTCAAACAAGGGCATCCGGTAGAACCTCAAAACCGAACCCTAGCAAGTAAACCCGGGATATGACATCATATTTCTAATGGATCCCACAACAGATCATGGATCCAACACTTTCAAATGCCAGGGGAGAAACAATGGAGCCCTATAAATTCAACCAAACATTTACCCTCTTCAGTTTACAAATGAAGATCATACTTTTTCTTCAAAGATAGTAAAGGGGAAAACATTTCTCTACTTCAAGCCAAAATGTCAAGTGGGCAGTATCATAGTG
Coding sequences within it:
- the LOC132172764 gene encoding monothiol glutaredoxin-S1, whose protein sequence is MAAELITTMVADKPVVIFSKSACGMSHSIKTLIRGFGANPTVYELDQIPNGLQIERELVELGCQPTVPAIFIGQKFIGGASKIMSLQVRNELVPMLRRARAIWV
- the LOC132172323 gene encoding uncharacterized protein LOC132172323, with translation MPLSFARFGNSLPFSKLFRQLEQEMETVVKVLQPGPLGITEHKFSAEEIHEANATVCKAVENWQRNAKLEQKNQVLKDYVNY